Below is a window of Planococcus rifietoensis DNA.
CAGAGCAGTTGGACTTCCAAGAAGACGCATTCGTTTCCATGATCCGCTATTATACGCGGGAAGCCGGCGTGCGCGGTCTGGAACGCCAAATCGCTTCCGTCTGCCGGAAAGTAACGAAGCAAATTGTTTCGAGAGAAAAAGAACAGGTGACAGTCGGCGCGGAAGAAGTCGAGAGCTATCTTGGCAAGAAGAAATTCCGCTACGGCGTGGCTGAAAGTGAAAACCAAGTGGGCGTTGCGACTGGTCTCGCCTATACTGCAGTTGGGGGAGACACTTTGCAGATCGAAGTGTCGCTATCTGCAGGCAAAGGCAAGCTGCAATTGACCGGTAAATTAGGCGATGTCATGAAAGAGTCGGCACAGACGGCGCTATCGTTTGTTCGTGCACAGGCAGAATCGCTTGGCATCGACCCGAATTTCCAGGAAGCACACGATATCCATATCCACGTGCCGGAAGGAGCCGTTCCAAAAGACGGCCCATCCGCCGGTGTGACAATTGCGACAGCGCTCGTTTCAGCACTCACGAAGCGGCCAGTGCGCCGCGACGTCGGCATGACAGGGGAAATTACGCTTCGCGGACGCGTCTTGCCGATTGGCGGACTGAAGGAAAAAACTTTGAGCGCCCATCGTGCAGGATTGAAGACGATCATCGTCCCTGCAGAAAATGAACGCGACCTCGACGATATTCCGGAAACCATCCGTGAAGAATTGGAATTCCATCTCGTCAGCCAAGCGGAACAAGCGCTTGAAATTGCGCTGGAAGGAGTAAAAGAATGAAGGTCCATAACGTAGAACTGGTGATTAGCGCGGTTCGTCCAGCGCAATACCCCGAAACCGAGCTTCCCGAGTTTGCACTCGCCGGACGCTCGAACGTCGGAAAATCGTCTTTTATCAATAAACTGATTGGCCGCAAAAGCATGGCTCGTATTTCGTCCAAACCTGGCAAAACGCAAACTTTGAACTTTTACAAGATCGAAGAAGACTTATTTTTCGTCGACGTTCCAGGTTACGGGTACGCAAAAGTATCCAAAAGCGAACGTGAAGCATGGGGCAAGATGATCGAGACCTATATTACAAGCCGCGAGCAATTGCGTGCAGTGGTTCAAATCGTCGATCTGCGCCATCCGCCGAGCAAAGATGACCAAATGATGTATGATTTCATGAAACATTACAACATCCCGTGCATCATCATCGCGACAAAAGCCGACAAGATCCCGAAAGGCAAATGGGACAAGCATAAGAAAATCGTCCGTGAAGGGCTTGACATGGAGAAAGGCGATCCATTAATCGTCTTTTCTTCCGAAACTGGGCTCGGGCAAGAAGCCGCCTGGCAGGAAATCGAAAAACGCATGTAAGCAAGCAGGCAGTTCACCTGACTGGCTTGAAATAAAACAGGACCCGGAAAATCATTGATTTTCCGGGTCCTGTTTTTTGTTTTGTATAGTAATCAGCTGAAATAGATGAACGAGATAATTAAACGAGTGAGCGAGATGAATGGCTCATCGGTTATTTCTTCATAAAGTAGTCGCCTCCCGCTTGGGGCATGCCTCCCACAATAAGCCAAGAAGAACACTTGTCTTATTGCTCCGGCTTGCCCATGTGCGCGGTTCGGCTTTTAGATTTCATTGGATATTGCGTGCGAAAACGTGTCATTATTAGTTGGTTTCATCCGCTGGTAGGGACACCTAGCTGGACTTGATAGTGAGATAAATCGGCCGATGATTATTTCATCGTAAAGCTAGCCGCCTCCCGCTTGGGGCATGCCTCCCGCAATAAGCCAAGAAGAACACTTGTCTTATC
It encodes the following:
- the yihA gene encoding ribosome biogenesis GTP-binding protein YihA/YsxC yields the protein MKVHNVELVISAVRPAQYPETELPEFALAGRSNVGKSSFINKLIGRKSMARISSKPGKTQTLNFYKIEEDLFFVDVPGYGYAKVSKSEREAWGKMIETYITSREQLRAVVQIVDLRHPPSKDDQMMYDFMKHYNIPCIIIATKADKIPKGKWDKHKKIVREGLDMEKGDPLIVFSSETGLGQEAAWQEIEKRM